The following proteins are encoded in a genomic region of Ctenopharyngodon idella isolate HZGC_01 chromosome 12, HZGC01, whole genome shotgun sequence:
- the fbrs gene encoding autism susceptibility gene 2 protein homolog isoform X2: MDGPSRSGGFRQSRRSRSQRDRERRRRRADLEEPRASSPSSASDQELCRGDSLLRASGGECRPGFPGARHRPPRRRKRESVSCEEDIIDGFAIASFISLEALEMDCSLKPPERSGLLISRGSKRKRGLDENGGPLSEPEEGPPATYTNSWEQRRKIKSKLKRNRDAKLSGNHMETGYICDTESESGDKASDNMEPAFIVCTREAVNSNSASAAVGNGCPLLPSNSSLSLLSVTPRVSGLERSQERSMEQPYPEPISTSSSLPSLAAHSTASVSNSLPEQRNGNGGPHHRHNPSPQHKHKPFLPFPGKSQSIYSMASNNRSSTSGKPPSSSASSSSIRPPTPASSVSLVRGPGGVGTVRPSSRPSPGAVFTPSPSLPPPPPLMQVSPHPSTDQDPTQSNASASGGPSVSSSSSGTSSRSSQAQTSIPTMAYQFHQHNHQHQHTHTHQHFLHPTAAPQPLFEKYPGKIDSLFRHPFFPQYPPSVPGIQPVLPPTGPFSSLHGAFQPKGAAPEMTSGLGVVPPHLQPKATRLTDPFAPPPKVSNKPGKWCAMHVRVAWMILRHQEKVKLMHADPQKLDFRNDPLPRLTGPGIGGLGGLGPLGGSLTPTHDLTRPGSLFAAAGGVNPSSTPFMPPSTPHSFLSPAAHLEPYVRSPPFSLGALGSSAFGGLGSPTIAASVFGHKTEPSASAVGGLGNPHDPWNRLHVAPASFPSGSSWAKGPEKKDDRGKEVERRELTHIKDEKDRDSFMYGRPPVRMSPGVPSIRHRSNTPSSHTNGLGALSVGGVPSDGQSRERERERESDKRQHSASRGPGSSSSVAPDRPRSSTSSILTTSPSNVPLAPSPLDLFHRQPPHTLSTESNHSSQRENNGPASSSSSSSLPVKKPDRTTTPVSKPVIGLPTGLLLPQVKVKEERKEEPEPVPISIPHSAVTSHNFERPSSRHTHHPSTPSSTLSLTPTPGIPLPPPTPHPPHHPLSLLDRTRAIDAYLGGAGGSAGLVLGAAADRFPPHPHGPPQGHSQATHSFPWDPWRDLAAQQQQQQQRREILTLRSADHLALRSDQHLSRLLQHQQVQRLLEAERAAVAAAVASSPHHPPVPTSTSSASASAGRPEFGLMSHPFDEEQRAQIMREDFERARYFGMHPHPHLSAPHLPSPSHAAHLEQLHAGLLSHSHLHPAGASAQASHHPGLYSRLGPLHSHSHVPNGILTKTPGLVGALSVGAPPPLIPSVNRSSTPPRGSRLGGAGDLALFTTHKDGESR, encoded by the exons ATGGACGGTCCCAGTCGAAGCGGAGGCTTCAGGCAGAGCCGTCGCTCCCGCTCGCAGCGTGACCGAGAGCGGCGGCGGAGGAGAGCGGATCTCGAAGAGCCCAGGGCCTCGTCGCCATCCTCGGCCTCGGACCAAGAACTCTGTAGAGGAGACTCTCTGCTCCGTGCCAGCGGAGGAGAATGCAGACCCGGCTTCCCCGGGGCCAGACACCGGCCTCCGCGTCGGAGGAAGCGAGAGTCGGTGTCTTGCGAGGAGGATATCATTGATGGATTCGCCATAGCCAGCTTCATAAGCCTGGAGGCCTTGGAG ATGGACTGTTCCCTAAAGCCTCCAGAACGATCTGGCTTGTTAATAAGTAGAGGAAGCAAAAGGAAGAGAGGTCTAGATGAAAACGGAGGGCCTCTGTCAGAGCCGGAAGAAGGACCTCCTGCTACGTACACCAACAGTTGGGAGCAGCGCAGGAAGATCAAATCAAAACTGAAGAGAAATAGAGATGCTAAG TTATCTGGAAATCACATGGAGACAGGATACATt TGCGATACAGAGAGTGAATCGGGAGATAAG GCTTCTGACAATATGGAGCCAGCATTCATCGTCTGCACAAGAGAAG CAGTTAACTCCAACTCTGCAAGCGCTGCTGTGGGCAACGGTTGCCCTCTCTTGCCCTCGAATAGCTCACTATCCCTTCTGTCAGTCACACCCCGGGTCTCTGGCCTGGAGAGGAGTCAGGAGAGGAGTATGGAGCAGCCTTACCCTGAGCCCATCTCTACCTCATCCTCTCTGCCTAGCCTTGCAGCCCATTCCACTGCTTCTGTCTCCAACTCACTTCCTGAGCAGCGTAATGGAAATGGTGGTCCTCATCACCGCCATAATCCTAGCCCACAGCACAAACACAAGCCTTTCCTCCCTTTCCCTGGAAAGTCACAATCGATCTACTCAATGGCCAGCAACAACAG GAGCAGTACCTCAGGCAAGCCTCCATCTTCATCAGCCTCTTCTTCATCAATCAGACCACCTACTCCTGCTTCAAGTGTGTCCCTAGTTCGAGGCCCAGGGGGTGTGGGGACAGTAAGACCCTCCTCTCGACCAAGTCCTGGTGCTGTCTTCACACCGTCCCCCAGCCTTCCCCCACCTCCTCCTCTAATGCAGGTGTCACCCCACCCTTCAACAG ATCAGGATCCGACACAATCAAATGCCTCTGCATCTGGAGGACCGTCTGTGTCAAGTTCAAGCTCTGGGACATCTAGCAGATCCTCCCAGGCCCAGACGTCTATCCCTACAATGGCCTACCAGTTCCATCAGCACAATCACCAGCACCAGCACACTCATACTCACCAACACTTCCTACATCCCACAGCTGCACCACAACCATTG ttcGAGAAGTATCCAGGCAAAATAGACAGTCTCTTTCGACACCCA ttttttccTCAGTACCCACCATCTGTGCCTGGAATACAGCCTGTTCTTCCGCCCACAGGACCTTTCAGTTCATTGCATGGAGCTTTTCAGCCTAAG GGAGCTGCTCCAGAGATGACTTCTGGTTTAGGAGTTGTACCGCCTCATCTGCAGCCTAAAGCTACTAGG CTAACAGACCCATTTGCACCACCACCAAAAGTCAGTAAT AAACCTGGAAAATGGTGCGCTATGCATGTCCGTGTGGCTTGGATGATTCTAAGGCATCAAGAAAAAGTCAAG CTTATGCATGCTGATCCACAAAAGCTCGACTTCCGTAATGACCCATTGCCTCGACTCACTGGCCCTGGTATTGGTGGACTAGGAGGTCTAGGACCACTTGGTGGTTCCCTTACCCCAACTCATGATCTTACAAGACCAGGAAGCCTGTTTGCAGCCGCTG GTGGAGTCAATCCGTCCTCCACACCATTCATGCCTCCATCAACGCCCCACTCTTTCCTCAGCCCAGCAGCACATCTGG AACCATATGTTCGTTCACCACCGTTCTCTTTGGGAGCCCTGGGTTCTAGTGCCTTTGGAGGCCTAGGCAGCCCCACGATAG CGGCCAGTGTTTTTGGACATAAGACCGAACCCTCTGCAAGTGCGGTTGGAGGACTAGGTAATCCCCATGATCCATGGAATCGTCTGCATGTTGCTCCTGCCTCTTTCCCCTCTGGATCGTCTTGGGCCAAGGGACCGGAGAAAAAAGATGATCGAGGAAAGGAAGTGGAGAGAAGAGAACTGACTCATATAAAAGATGAAAAGGACAG AGACAGTTTCATGTATGGACGCCCACCAGTGCGAATGTCACCTGGTGTCCCATCCATCAGGCACCGCAGCAACACCCCCAGTTCACATACGAATGGCTTGGGTGCACTGAGCGTAGGTGGGGTCCCTTCAGATGGCCAAAGCAGAGAGCGTGAACGAGAAAGAGAGTCAGACAAGAGACAACATTCTGCATCAAGGGGACCAGGGTCATCTTCCTCTGTAGCACCGGACAGACCTCGATCCTCAACATCTTCTATTCTCACAACCTCTCCTTCTAATGTCCCCTTAGCCCCTTCTCCCCTGGATCTGTTTCACCGACAGCCACCACACACTCTCAGCACAGAATCCAATCACTCTTCGCAAAGAGAGAATAACGGTCCAgcctcttcttcctcttctaGTTCGCTTCCAGTAAAGAAACCTGATCGGACCACAACTCCAGTATCCAAACCTGTAATTGGTCTACCAACTGGGCTGCTCCTCCCCCAAGTCAAGGTCAAAGAAGAGCGTAAGGAGGAGCCTGAGCCAGTGCCCATCTCCATACCGCATTCTGCCGTAACTTCACACAACTTTGAACGGCCCAGTAGTCGACACACACACCATCCATCCACCCCTTCCTCAACCCTCTCATTGACGCCTACACCTGGcattcctcttcctcctccaacTCCGCACCCTCCCCACCATCCTCTGTCCCTTTTAGATCGTACACGGGCTATTGATGCCTATCTAGGTGGTGCTGGAGGCTCAGCCGGACTGGTATTAGGTGCTGCAGCTGACCGTTTCCCACCACATCCACATGGTCCTCCGCAAGGTCATTCCCAAGCCACTCACAGCTTTCCTTGGGACCCTTGGAGGGATCTGGCCGcccaacaacaacagcagcagcagcgcaGGGAAATATTGACTCTGAGGTCAGCAGATCACCTTGCACTTCGCTCTGATCAACACTTGTCAAGACTTCTCCAGCATCAGCAGGTACAGCGACTCTTGGAGGCTGAGAGAGCCGCAGTAGCGGCAGCTGTGGCGTCCAGCCCGCACCATCCACCAGTACCTACCTCTACGTCCTCTGCTTCAGCTTCAGCAGGCAGGCCAGAGTTCGGTTTGATGTCCCACCCATTTGATGAGGAACAACGTGCTCAGATAATGCGGGAAGACTTTGAGCGAGCACGGTACTTTGGGATGCATCCACATCCTCACCTGTCTGCACCTCACCTTCCTAGCCCGTCTCATGCTGCCCACCTAGAACAGCTTCACGCAGGGCTACTGTCTCACTCTCATCTCCATCCAGCTGGAGCCTCCGCACAAGCATCACATCACCCTGGCCTCTACTCTAGACTTGGACCCCTGCATTCACACTCTCATGTGCCTAATGGCATTCTAACGAAGACCCCAGGTCTAGTTGGGGCATTGTCAGTTGGGGCTCCACCACCTCTTATTCCTTCTGTTAACAGATCTTCTACTCCACCCCGCGGCTCCAGACTTGGTGGGGCAGGAGACTTGGCCCTTTTTACCACACATAAAGATGGCGAGTCAAGATAG